Proteins co-encoded in one Pan paniscus chromosome 23, NHGRI_mPanPan1-v2.0_pri, whole genome shotgun sequence genomic window:
- the DERL3 gene encoding derlin-3 isoform X4, translating to MAWQGLAAEFLQVPAVTRAYTAACVLTTAAVLELLSPFQLYFNPYLVFRKFQVWRLVTNFLFFGPLGFSFFFNMLFVFRYCRMLEEGSFRGRTADFVFMFLFGGVLMTLLGLLGSLFFLGQALMAMLVYVWSRRSPRVRVNFFGLLTFQAPFLPWALMGFSLLLGNSILVDLLGIAVGHIYYFLQDVFPNQPGGKRLLQTPGFLGLQSSKAPAGSSLTIWTQQSQGGPGTAGELVAPS from the exons ATGGCGTGGCAGGGACTAGCGGCCGAGTTCCTGCAGGTGCCGGCGGTGACGCGGGCTTACACCGCAGCCTGTGTCCTCACCACCGCCGCGGTG CTGGAGCTCCTCAGCCCCTTTCAGCTCTACTTCAACCCGTACCTTGTGTTCCGGAAGTTCCAG GTCTGGAGGCTCGTCACCAACTTCCTGTTCTTCGGGCCCCTGGGATTCAGCTTCTTCTTCAACATGCTCTTCGT GTTCCGCTACTGCCGCATGCTGGAAGAGGGCTCCTTCCGCGGCCGCACGGCCGACTTCGTCTTCATGTTTCTCTTCGGGGGCGTCCTTATGACC CTGCTGGGACTCCTGGGCAGCCTGTtcttcctgggccaggccctcaTGGCCATGCTGGTGTACGTGTGGAGCCGCCGCAGCCCTCGGGTGAGGGTCAACTTCTTCGGCCTGCTCACTTTCCAGGCACCGTTCCTGCCTTGGGCGCTCATGGGCTTCTCGCTGCTGCTGGGCAACTCCATCCTCGTGGACCTGCTGG GGATTGCGGTGGGCCACATCTACTACTTCCTGCAGGACGTCTTCCCCAACCAGCCCGGAGGCAAGAGGCTCCTGCAGACCCCTGGCTTCCT GGGACTTCAGAGCAGCAAGGCCCCAGCTGGCAGTAGCCTGACCATCTGGACACAGCAGAGCCAGGGCGGCCCAGGGACAGCAGGAGAGCTCGTGGCACCTTCCTGA
- the DERL3 gene encoding derlin-3 isoform X3, whose protein sequence is MAWQGLAAEFLQVPAVTRAYTAACVLTTAAVQLELLSPFQLYFNPYLVFRKFQVWRLVTNFLFFGPLGFSFFFNMLFVFRYCRMLEEGSFRGRTADFVFMFLFGGVLMTLLGLLGSLFFLGQALMAMLVYVWSRRSPRVRVNFFGLLTFQAPFLPWALMGFSLLLGNSILVDLLGIAVGHIYYFLQDVFPNQPGGKRLLQTPGFLGLQSSKAPAGSSLTIWTQQSQGGPGTAGELVAPS, encoded by the exons ATGGCGTGGCAGGGACTAGCGGCCGAGTTCCTGCAGGTGCCGGCGGTGACGCGGGCTTACACCGCAGCCTGTGTCCTCACCACCGCCGCGGTG CAGCTGGAGCTCCTCAGCCCCTTTCAGCTCTACTTCAACCCGTACCTTGTGTTCCGGAAGTTCCAG GTCTGGAGGCTCGTCACCAACTTCCTGTTCTTCGGGCCCCTGGGATTCAGCTTCTTCTTCAACATGCTCTTCGT GTTCCGCTACTGCCGCATGCTGGAAGAGGGCTCCTTCCGCGGCCGCACGGCCGACTTCGTCTTCATGTTTCTCTTCGGGGGCGTCCTTATGACC CTGCTGGGACTCCTGGGCAGCCTGTtcttcctgggccaggccctcaTGGCCATGCTGGTGTACGTGTGGAGCCGCCGCAGCCCTCGGGTGAGGGTCAACTTCTTCGGCCTGCTCACTTTCCAGGCACCGTTCCTGCCTTGGGCGCTCATGGGCTTCTCGCTGCTGCTGGGCAACTCCATCCTCGTGGACCTGCTGG GGATTGCGGTGGGCCACATCTACTACTTCCTGCAGGACGTCTTCCCCAACCAGCCCGGAGGCAAGAGGCTCCTGCAGACCCCTGGCTTCCT GGGACTTCAGAGCAGCAAGGCCCCAGCTGGCAGTAGCCTGACCATCTGGACACAGCAGAGCCAGGGCGGCCCAGGGACAGCAGGAGAGCTCGTGGCACCTTCCTGA
- the DERL3 gene encoding derlin-3 isoform X9, with product MAWQGLAAEFLQVPAVTRAYTAACVLTTAAVQLELLSPFQLYFNPYLVFRKFQVWRLVTNFLFFGPLGFSFFFNMLFVFRYCRMLEEGSFRGRTADFVFMFLFGGVLMTLLGLLGSLFFLGQALMAMLVYVWSRRSPRVRVNFFGLLTFQAPFLPWALMGFSLLLGNSILVDLLGIAVGHIYYFLQDVFPNQPGGKRLLQTPGFLLATAQQCPHRTGPSAGDFRAARPQLAVA from the exons ATGGCGTGGCAGGGACTAGCGGCCGAGTTCCTGCAGGTGCCGGCGGTGACGCGGGCTTACACCGCAGCCTGTGTCCTCACCACCGCCGCGGTG CAGCTGGAGCTCCTCAGCCCCTTTCAGCTCTACTTCAACCCGTACCTTGTGTTCCGGAAGTTCCAG GTCTGGAGGCTCGTCACCAACTTCCTGTTCTTCGGGCCCCTGGGATTCAGCTTCTTCTTCAACATGCTCTTCGT GTTCCGCTACTGCCGCATGCTGGAAGAGGGCTCCTTCCGCGGCCGCACGGCCGACTTCGTCTTCATGTTTCTCTTCGGGGGCGTCCTTATGACC CTGCTGGGACTCCTGGGCAGCCTGTtcttcctgggccaggccctcaTGGCCATGCTGGTGTACGTGTGGAGCCGCCGCAGCCCTCGGGTGAGGGTCAACTTCTTCGGCCTGCTCACTTTCCAGGCACCGTTCCTGCCTTGGGCGCTCATGGGCTTCTCGCTGCTGCTGGGCAACTCCATCCTCGTGGACCTGCTGG GGATTGCGGTGGGCCACATCTACTACTTCCTGCAGGACGTCTTCCCCAACCAGCCCGGAGGCAAGAGGCTCCTGCAGACCCCTGGCTTCCT GCTGGCGACAGCCCAGCAGTGCCCACACAGGACTGGGCCCTCCGCAGGGGACTTCAGAGCAGCAAGGCCCCAGCTGGCAGTAGCCTGA
- the DERL3 gene encoding derlin-3 isoform X8: MAWQGLAAEFLQVPAVTRAYTAACVLTTAAVQLELLSPFQLYFNPYLVFRKFQVWRLVTNFLFFGPLGFSFFFNMLFVFRYCRMLEEGSFRGRTADFVFMFLFGGVLMTLLGLLGSLFFLGQALMAMLVYVWSRRSPRVRVNFFGLLTFQAPFLPWALMGFSLLLGNSILVDLLGRLPQPARRQEAPADPWLPGTSEQQGPSWQ; the protein is encoded by the exons ATGGCGTGGCAGGGACTAGCGGCCGAGTTCCTGCAGGTGCCGGCGGTGACGCGGGCTTACACCGCAGCCTGTGTCCTCACCACCGCCGCGGTG CAGCTGGAGCTCCTCAGCCCCTTTCAGCTCTACTTCAACCCGTACCTTGTGTTCCGGAAGTTCCAG GTCTGGAGGCTCGTCACCAACTTCCTGTTCTTCGGGCCCCTGGGATTCAGCTTCTTCTTCAACATGCTCTTCGT GTTCCGCTACTGCCGCATGCTGGAAGAGGGCTCCTTCCGCGGCCGCACGGCCGACTTCGTCTTCATGTTTCTCTTCGGGGGCGTCCTTATGACC CTGCTGGGACTCCTGGGCAGCCTGTtcttcctgggccaggccctcaTGGCCATGCTGGTGTACGTGTGGAGCCGCCGCAGCCCTCGGGTGAGGGTCAACTTCTTCGGCCTGCTCACTTTCCAGGCACCGTTCCTGCCTTGGGCGCTCATGGGCTTCTCGCTGCTGCTGGGCAACTCCATCCTCGTGGACCTGCTGG GACGTCTTCCCCAACCAGCCCGGAGGCAAGAGGCTCCTGCAGACCCCTGGCTTCCT GGGACTTCAGAGCAGCAAGGCCCCAGCTGGCAGTAG
- the DERL3 gene encoding derlin-3 isoform X2 — MAWQGLAAEFLQVPAVTRAYTAACVLTTAAVLELLSPFQLYFNPYLVFRKFQVWRLVTNFLFFGPLGFSFFFNMLFVFRYCRMLEEGSFRGRTADFVFMFLFGGVLMTLLGLLGSLFFLGQALMAMLVYVWSRRSPRVRVNFFGLLTFQAPFLPWALMGFSLLLGNSILVDLLGRLPQPARRQEAPADPWLPVSVESPPSLSPPSEGSPPMGTCAGLCSTRAPPHRKLLLDAPAEDPNYLPLPEEQPGPHLPPPQQ; from the exons ATGGCGTGGCAGGGACTAGCGGCCGAGTTCCTGCAGGTGCCGGCGGTGACGCGGGCTTACACCGCAGCCTGTGTCCTCACCACCGCCGCGGTG CTGGAGCTCCTCAGCCCCTTTCAGCTCTACTTCAACCCGTACCTTGTGTTCCGGAAGTTCCAG GTCTGGAGGCTCGTCACCAACTTCCTGTTCTTCGGGCCCCTGGGATTCAGCTTCTTCTTCAACATGCTCTTCGT GTTCCGCTACTGCCGCATGCTGGAAGAGGGCTCCTTCCGCGGCCGCACGGCCGACTTCGTCTTCATGTTTCTCTTCGGGGGCGTCCTTATGACC CTGCTGGGACTCCTGGGCAGCCTGTtcttcctgggccaggccctcaTGGCCATGCTGGTGTACGTGTGGAGCCGCCGCAGCCCTCGGGTGAGGGTCAACTTCTTCGGCCTGCTCACTTTCCAGGCACCGTTCCTGCCTTGGGCGCTCATGGGCTTCTCGCTGCTGCTGGGCAACTCCATCCTCGTGGACCTGCTGG GACGTCTTCCCCAACCAGCCCGGAGGCAAGAGGCTCCTGCAGACCCCTGGCTTCCTGTGAGTGTTGAgagccctccctccctctccccaccctcagAAGGATCCCCACCGATGGGGACCTGTGCTGGCCTGTGCTCAACACGGGCCCCTCCCCACAGAAAGCTGCTCCTGGATGCCCCTGCAGAAGACCCCAATTACCTGCCCCTCCCTGAGGAACAGCCAGGACCCCATCTGCCACCCCCGCAGCAGTGA
- the DERL3 gene encoding derlin-3 isoform X1: MAWQGLAAEFLQVPAVTRAYTAACVLTTAAVQLELLSPFQLYFNPYLVFRKFQVWRLVTNFLFFGPLGFSFFFNMLFVFRYCRMLEEGSFRGRTADFVFMFLFGGVLMTLLGLLGSLFFLGQALMAMLVYVWSRRSPRVRVNFFGLLTFQAPFLPWALMGFSLLLGNSILVDLLGRLPQPARRQEAPADPWLPVSVESPPSLSPPSEGSPPMGTCAGLCSTRAPPHRKLLLDAPAEDPNYLPLPEEQPGPHLPPPQQ; encoded by the exons ATGGCGTGGCAGGGACTAGCGGCCGAGTTCCTGCAGGTGCCGGCGGTGACGCGGGCTTACACCGCAGCCTGTGTCCTCACCACCGCCGCGGTG CAGCTGGAGCTCCTCAGCCCCTTTCAGCTCTACTTCAACCCGTACCTTGTGTTCCGGAAGTTCCAG GTCTGGAGGCTCGTCACCAACTTCCTGTTCTTCGGGCCCCTGGGATTCAGCTTCTTCTTCAACATGCTCTTCGT GTTCCGCTACTGCCGCATGCTGGAAGAGGGCTCCTTCCGCGGCCGCACGGCCGACTTCGTCTTCATGTTTCTCTTCGGGGGCGTCCTTATGACC CTGCTGGGACTCCTGGGCAGCCTGTtcttcctgggccaggccctcaTGGCCATGCTGGTGTACGTGTGGAGCCGCCGCAGCCCTCGGGTGAGGGTCAACTTCTTCGGCCTGCTCACTTTCCAGGCACCGTTCCTGCCTTGGGCGCTCATGGGCTTCTCGCTGCTGCTGGGCAACTCCATCCTCGTGGACCTGCTGG GACGTCTTCCCCAACCAGCCCGGAGGCAAGAGGCTCCTGCAGACCCCTGGCTTCCTGTGAGTGTTGAgagccctccctccctctccccaccctcagAAGGATCCCCACCGATGGGGACCTGTGCTGGCCTGTGCTCAACACGGGCCCCTCCCCACAGAAAGCTGCTCCTGGATGCCCCTGCAGAAGACCCCAATTACCTGCCCCTCCCTGAGGAACAGCCAGGACCCCATCTGCCACCCCCGCAGCAGTGA
- the DERL3 gene encoding derlin-3 isoform X5, giving the protein MAWQGLAAEFLQVPAVTRAYTAACVLTTAAVQLELLSPFQLYFNPYLVFRKFQVWRLVTNFLFFGPLGFSFFFNMLFVFRYCRMLEEGSFRGRTADFVFMFLFGGVLMTLLGLLGSLFFLGQALMAMLVYVWSRRSPRVRVNFFGLLTFQAPFLPWALMGFSLLLGNSILVDLLGIAVGHIYYFLQDVFPNQPGGKRLLQTPGFLKLLLDAPAEDPNYLPLPEEQPGPHLPPPQQ; this is encoded by the exons ATGGCGTGGCAGGGACTAGCGGCCGAGTTCCTGCAGGTGCCGGCGGTGACGCGGGCTTACACCGCAGCCTGTGTCCTCACCACCGCCGCGGTG CAGCTGGAGCTCCTCAGCCCCTTTCAGCTCTACTTCAACCCGTACCTTGTGTTCCGGAAGTTCCAG GTCTGGAGGCTCGTCACCAACTTCCTGTTCTTCGGGCCCCTGGGATTCAGCTTCTTCTTCAACATGCTCTTCGT GTTCCGCTACTGCCGCATGCTGGAAGAGGGCTCCTTCCGCGGCCGCACGGCCGACTTCGTCTTCATGTTTCTCTTCGGGGGCGTCCTTATGACC CTGCTGGGACTCCTGGGCAGCCTGTtcttcctgggccaggccctcaTGGCCATGCTGGTGTACGTGTGGAGCCGCCGCAGCCCTCGGGTGAGGGTCAACTTCTTCGGCCTGCTCACTTTCCAGGCACCGTTCCTGCCTTGGGCGCTCATGGGCTTCTCGCTGCTGCTGGGCAACTCCATCCTCGTGGACCTGCTGG GGATTGCGGTGGGCCACATCTACTACTTCCTGCAGGACGTCTTCCCCAACCAGCCCGGAGGCAAGAGGCTCCTGCAGACCCCTGGCTTCCT AAAGCTGCTCCTGGATGCCCCTGCAGAAGACCCCAATTACCTGCCCCTCCCTGAGGAACAGCCAGGACCCCATCTGCCACCCCCGCAGCAGTGA
- the DERL3 gene encoding derlin-3 isoform X6: MAWQGLAAEFLQVPAVTRAYTAACVLTTAAVLELLSPFQLYFNPYLVFRKFQVWRLVTNFLFFGPLGFSFFFNMLFVFRYCRMLEEGSFRGRTADFVFMFLFGGVLMTLLGLLGSLFFLGQALMAMLVYVWSRRSPRVRVNFFGLLTFQAPFLPWALMGFSLLLGNSILVDLLGIAVGHIYYFLQDVFPNQPGGKRLLQTPGFLKLLLDAPAEDPNYLPLPEEQPGPHLPPPQQ; this comes from the exons ATGGCGTGGCAGGGACTAGCGGCCGAGTTCCTGCAGGTGCCGGCGGTGACGCGGGCTTACACCGCAGCCTGTGTCCTCACCACCGCCGCGGTG CTGGAGCTCCTCAGCCCCTTTCAGCTCTACTTCAACCCGTACCTTGTGTTCCGGAAGTTCCAG GTCTGGAGGCTCGTCACCAACTTCCTGTTCTTCGGGCCCCTGGGATTCAGCTTCTTCTTCAACATGCTCTTCGT GTTCCGCTACTGCCGCATGCTGGAAGAGGGCTCCTTCCGCGGCCGCACGGCCGACTTCGTCTTCATGTTTCTCTTCGGGGGCGTCCTTATGACC CTGCTGGGACTCCTGGGCAGCCTGTtcttcctgggccaggccctcaTGGCCATGCTGGTGTACGTGTGGAGCCGCCGCAGCCCTCGGGTGAGGGTCAACTTCTTCGGCCTGCTCACTTTCCAGGCACCGTTCCTGCCTTGGGCGCTCATGGGCTTCTCGCTGCTGCTGGGCAACTCCATCCTCGTGGACCTGCTGG GGATTGCGGTGGGCCACATCTACTACTTCCTGCAGGACGTCTTCCCCAACCAGCCCGGAGGCAAGAGGCTCCTGCAGACCCCTGGCTTCCT AAAGCTGCTCCTGGATGCCCCTGCAGAAGACCCCAATTACCTGCCCCTCCCTGAGGAACAGCCAGGACCCCATCTGCCACCCCCGCAGCAGTGA
- the DERL3 gene encoding derlin-3 isoform X7, which yields MAWQGLAAEFLQVPAVTRAYTAACVLTTAAVQLELLSPFQLYFNPYLVFRKFQVWRLVTNFLFFGPLGFSFFFNMLFVFRYCRMLEEGSFRGRTADFVFMFLFGGVLMTLLGLLGSLFFLGQALMAMLVYVWSRRSPRVRVNFFGLLTFQAPFLPWALMGFSLLLGNSILVDLLGRLPQPARRQEAPADPWLPKAAPGCPCRRPQLPAPP from the exons ATGGCGTGGCAGGGACTAGCGGCCGAGTTCCTGCAGGTGCCGGCGGTGACGCGGGCTTACACCGCAGCCTGTGTCCTCACCACCGCCGCGGTG CAGCTGGAGCTCCTCAGCCCCTTTCAGCTCTACTTCAACCCGTACCTTGTGTTCCGGAAGTTCCAG GTCTGGAGGCTCGTCACCAACTTCCTGTTCTTCGGGCCCCTGGGATTCAGCTTCTTCTTCAACATGCTCTTCGT GTTCCGCTACTGCCGCATGCTGGAAGAGGGCTCCTTCCGCGGCCGCACGGCCGACTTCGTCTTCATGTTTCTCTTCGGGGGCGTCCTTATGACC CTGCTGGGACTCCTGGGCAGCCTGTtcttcctgggccaggccctcaTGGCCATGCTGGTGTACGTGTGGAGCCGCCGCAGCCCTCGGGTGAGGGTCAACTTCTTCGGCCTGCTCACTTTCCAGGCACCGTTCCTGCCTTGGGCGCTCATGGGCTTCTCGCTGCTGCTGGGCAACTCCATCCTCGTGGACCTGCTGG GACGTCTTCCCCAACCAGCCCGGAGGCAAGAGGCTCCTGCAGACCCCTGGCTTCCT AAAGCTGCTCCTGGATGCCCCTGCAGAAGACCCCAATTACCTGCCCCTCCCTGA